A single genomic interval of Alcaligenes sp. SDU_A2 harbors:
- the nadB gene encoding L-aspartate oxidase, whose translation MSTHVLIVGAGLAGLTLALSLPRTLTVTIISHVPLPGGASPCALGGIAAAIDPQDSLEQHVLDTLNAGAQHADPQRVQAILQSAPEAVQWLLEQHVAFDRTADGALHLTREGGHGQRRIVHAADASGQAIMRALTQRLSKASHIQVRSPCQVLALRRNRHGAIAGVDLYDHRRAAHQTLQADHVVLATGGLGRLYAHSTNPEGALGHGVALAWRVGATIQDLEFLQFHPTCLRQDGPPLLLTEALRGEGAHLLDAHGQRFMPAHDPRAELAPRDIVARAIDEQMRREDRPHVWLDARHLGSATLQRQFPRALQQCLQRGFDLRRDCLPVAPAAHYACGGVLTDLHGHSSIAGLYAVGEVACTGLHGANRLASNSLLECVIMGRAAARAIIDTPPARRASLEPLPVAEPALPRPDPSLPELQTVMQTQVGLRRHHQGLTQAAHTLADWRTRLASGDSSPARTALGLSVDTAWLLTQAALAREHSLGAHYRLD comes from the coding sequence ATGAGCACGCACGTGCTGATTGTGGGGGCAGGACTGGCGGGCCTGACCCTGGCCCTGTCCCTGCCCCGAACGCTGACGGTAACAATCATCAGCCACGTCCCCCTGCCCGGCGGTGCCAGCCCATGCGCGCTCGGCGGCATTGCCGCCGCGATAGACCCGCAAGATAGCCTGGAACAACATGTGCTGGACACGCTGAACGCCGGCGCGCAGCACGCTGACCCGCAACGGGTGCAGGCTATTTTGCAGTCGGCACCAGAAGCCGTGCAGTGGCTGCTGGAACAGCATGTCGCTTTTGACCGTACGGCCGACGGCGCACTGCATCTGACCCGCGAAGGTGGCCACGGGCAGCGCCGCATAGTCCATGCAGCCGATGCCAGCGGGCAGGCTATCATGCGGGCATTAACACAACGACTGTCCAAGGCCAGCCATATACAGGTGCGCAGCCCATGCCAGGTACTGGCCTTGCGCCGCAACAGGCACGGCGCGATAGCCGGGGTGGATCTGTACGATCATCGTCGTGCTGCGCACCAGACCCTGCAGGCGGATCATGTCGTGCTGGCGACCGGCGGTCTGGGACGGCTCTATGCGCACAGCACCAATCCTGAAGGCGCGTTGGGCCACGGCGTGGCGCTGGCCTGGCGTGTCGGGGCCACCATACAGGATCTGGAATTCCTACAGTTCCACCCAACCTGCCTGCGCCAGGACGGTCCACCTCTTTTACTGACAGAAGCCTTGCGCGGCGAAGGCGCGCACCTGCTCGATGCCCACGGACAGCGTTTCATGCCGGCACACGATCCCCGCGCCGAGCTGGCACCGCGCGATATCGTGGCCCGCGCCATCGACGAACAGATGCGCCGCGAAGACCGGCCACATGTCTGGCTGGATGCCCGCCATCTGGGCTCGGCAACCTTGCAGCGCCAGTTCCCACGCGCCCTGCAACAGTGCCTGCAACGCGGGTTCGACCTGCGTCGGGACTGCCTACCCGTGGCTCCAGCCGCACACTATGCCTGCGGCGGGGTGCTGACCGATCTACACGGCCATAGCAGCATTGCCGGACTGTATGCCGTGGGCGAGGTCGCCTGCACCGGCCTGCACGGAGCAAACCGACTGGCCAGTAATTCATTGCTGGAATGCGTAATCATGGGCCGGGCCGCCGCGCGCGCCATTATCGACACACCGCCTGCCCGCCGTGCCAGCTTGGAGCCCTTGCCTGTCGCCGAACCCGCCCTGCCCCGGCCAGATCCCAGCCTGCCCGAACTGCAGACTGTGATGCAGACTCAGGTAGGCCTGCGCCGCCATCACCAGGGTCTGACGCAAGCCGCACACACTCTGGCCGACTGGCGCACGCGCCTGGCCAGCGGCGATTCGAGTCCCGCCAGAACAGCACTGGGTTTAAGCGTGGATACCGCCTGGCTGCTGACGCAAGCCGCACTGGCGCGTGAACACAGCCTGGGCGCTCACTATCGATTGGACTGA
- a CDS encoding YkgJ family cysteine cluster protein: MSFSHLTPAPTDLRDLPGVQESPLDPVRYDPPNDEVFDDNPCLSCGVCCAHFRVSFYSGELAGETGGTVPVELTTQIGPLRACMKGTEQGGGRCIALRGTLGQPGIHCAIYLDRPNPCRDYQIWEADGSPNPDCQRLRAKHGLPPLPHRPDPQTPATPEHDKAA; encoded by the coding sequence ATGTCTTTCTCTCACCTTACGCCTGCACCGACCGATCTGCGTGATCTGCCCGGTGTTCAGGAAAGTCCGCTGGACCCTGTTCGTTATGATCCGCCCAATGACGAGGTGTTCGACGATAATCCCTGTTTAAGTTGTGGTGTGTGCTGCGCCCACTTCCGGGTGTCGTTTTACAGCGGCGAGCTGGCAGGCGAGACCGGCGGCACGGTGCCTGTAGAGCTGACAACCCAGATCGGCCCTTTGCGTGCGTGCATGAAAGGCACGGAGCAAGGCGGGGGGCGCTGTATTGCACTTCGGGGCACCTTGGGTCAGCCTGGCATCCATTGCGCCATTTACCTGGATCGCCCCAACCCGTGCCGCGATTATCAAATCTGGGAAGCGGACGGCAGCCCCAATCCAGATTGCCAGCGCCTGCGCGCCAAGCATGGCCTGCCGCCCCTGCCCCACCGTCCCGATCCACAAACGCCGGCCACGCCGGAACACGACAAAGCGGCCTAG
- the nadA gene encoding quinolinate synthase NadA: MPTQFPIDVCQPRDNAALSHHIAWQAVPGKSAAPADARQLRTELAQTLREQDAVLVAHYYTDPDVQDLALETGGCVGDSLEMARFGQEHAARTVVVAGVSFMAESAKILSPDKRVLAVHAQATCSLDLGCAPEDFARFCDAHPDRSVVVYANTSAAVKARADWVVTSSIALDIVRHLHEQGKKILWAPDRHLGAYIQQQTGADMLLWQGSCLVHDEFKADALQTMKQTHPQARVLVHPESPAGVIALADVVGSTTQLIKAACQDRADTFIVATDQGILHAMRRQAPGKTFLAAPTAGESATCKSCAYCPWMALNSLHALHALRDSLLQDGPGVQIDANIAAQARRSLQRMLDFAAERQTALRVQADMAEHTALFQHVGAA, translated from the coding sequence ATGCCTACGCAATTTCCTATCGACGTTTGCCAGCCCCGCGACAACGCAGCACTATCCCACCATATTGCCTGGCAAGCTGTGCCCGGTAAAAGTGCTGCTCCTGCCGACGCCCGGCAGTTGCGCACCGAACTGGCCCAGACACTGCGTGAGCAGGACGCCGTTCTGGTGGCGCACTACTACACAGACCCGGATGTACAGGACCTGGCCCTGGAGACCGGAGGCTGCGTGGGCGACTCGCTGGAAATGGCACGTTTCGGGCAAGAACATGCCGCGCGCACCGTCGTTGTGGCCGGCGTCAGTTTCATGGCCGAATCGGCCAAAATCCTAAGTCCCGACAAACGCGTACTGGCCGTACATGCGCAGGCCACATGCTCACTGGACCTGGGCTGCGCTCCCGAGGACTTTGCCCGATTCTGCGACGCCCACCCCGATCGCAGCGTGGTGGTCTATGCCAATACCAGCGCCGCTGTGAAAGCCCGGGCCGACTGGGTGGTGACCTCATCGATTGCGCTGGATATTGTGCGCCACCTGCATGAGCAAGGCAAAAAAATCCTGTGGGCTCCGGATCGCCACCTGGGCGCATACATCCAGCAGCAGACCGGGGCCGACATGCTGCTGTGGCAAGGCTCCTGCCTGGTTCACGACGAATTCAAGGCCGACGCGCTACAAACCATGAAGCAAACCCATCCGCAAGCACGGGTACTGGTACATCCCGAATCCCCGGCTGGCGTCATTGCCCTGGCCGATGTAGTGGGGTCGACCACGCAACTGATCAAAGCTGCCTGCCAGGACCGGGCCGACACCTTTATCGTGGCGACAGACCAAGGCATTTTGCACGCCATGCGACGACAAGCACCTGGCAAGACATTTCTGGCCGCTCCCACGGCTGGTGAAAGCGCCACCTGCAAAAGCTGTGCCTATTGCCCCTGGATGGCCTTGAACTCCTTGCACGCCTTGCACGCCTTGCGCGACAGCCTGCTGCAAGACGGCCCCGGCGTGCAGATCGACGCCAACATCGCGGCGCAAGCCCGCCGTTCCCTGCAACGCATGCTGGATTTTGCGGCAGAGCGTCAGACCGCGCTGCGTGTCCAGGCGGATATGGCCGAGCATACCGCCTTGTTTCAGCACGTCGGAGCCGCCTGA
- a CDS encoding NADP(H)-dependent aldo-keto reductase codes for MKYRKLGNTDLDVSVIGLGTMTYGEQNSEADAHAQLDLALELGVNLVDTAEMYPVPPSAATQGRTEHYIGTWLASRGRRQDIVLASKIAGPQRDPQRPGHIRDGATHLDRKNLEQALHDSLRRLQTDYLDLYQLHWPDRSTVTFGQRSYPWKDEYTVPIEQTLEVLDDFVRQGKVRHIGVSNETPWGVARYLELARHRSLPLIATIQNPYNLLNRVFEEGLSEFCHYDGVGLLAYSPLAMGVLTGKYDHGARPADGRLTVYERFKRYDGPNAREAGLAYNDLARRHGIPPAQLALAWVNQQAFTSSNLIGATTLEQLRENIASVNVTLDDELIAAINEIHRRYPNPAP; via the coding sequence ATGAAATACCGCAAGCTGGGCAATACGGACCTGGATGTCAGCGTGATCGGTCTGGGCACCATGACCTATGGGGAACAGAACAGCGAGGCCGACGCCCACGCGCAACTGGATCTGGCGTTGGAATTGGGCGTGAATCTGGTTGATACCGCCGAAATGTACCCGGTGCCGCCATCGGCCGCGACCCAGGGCCGGACTGAACACTATATAGGCACTTGGCTGGCCAGCCGTGGACGCCGTCAGGATATTGTGCTGGCCAGCAAAATCGCCGGCCCGCAGCGCGATCCGCAGCGCCCAGGGCATATCCGCGACGGCGCGACTCACCTGGATCGCAAAAATCTGGAGCAAGCCCTGCACGACAGTCTGCGCCGCCTGCAGACAGACTATCTGGATCTGTATCAGTTGCATTGGCCCGATCGCAGCACCGTCACCTTCGGCCAGCGCAGCTACCCCTGGAAAGACGAATACACCGTACCGATCGAGCAGACGCTGGAGGTGCTGGATGATTTTGTACGCCAGGGAAAAGTGCGCCATATCGGCGTATCCAACGAAACACCGTGGGGCGTGGCACGCTACCTGGAACTGGCCCGGCACAGGTCCTTACCCCTGATCGCCACCATCCAGAACCCCTACAATCTGCTGAACCGCGTGTTCGAAGAAGGTTTGTCGGAGTTCTGTCATTACGATGGCGTGGGCCTGTTGGCGTATTCGCCGCTGGCGATGGGCGTATTGACCGGCAAGTACGACCACGGTGCCCGGCCCGCCGATGGCCGCCTGACCGTCTACGAACGCTTTAAGCGCTACGATGGCCCCAATGCCCGCGAAGCGGGCCTGGCCTATAACGATCTGGCCCGCCGCCACGGCATCCCTCCCGCTCAACTGGCCTTGGCCTGGGTAAACCAACAAGCATTCACCAGCAGCAACCTGATCGGAGCCACGACCCTGGAACAACTGCGCGAGAACATCGCCAGCGTAAATGTGACGCTGGACGACGAACTGATTGCCGCCATCAACGAGATCCATCGCCGCTACCCCAATCCAGCTCCCTGA